A single Seriola aureovittata isolate HTS-2021-v1 ecotype China chromosome 19, ASM2101889v1, whole genome shotgun sequence DNA region contains:
- the LOC130187730 gene encoding keratin-associated protein 6-2-like has product MRCVMIFLVLTLVVLMAEPKNIFKKFGKAMKGKGQYSKTLGKAFAGAIGQAIGQAIGQGYGQGYGQGYGQINGQGYGQGYGQVNGQAADFHG; this is encoded by the exons atgCGGTGTGTGATGATCTTTCTGGTGTTGACGCTGGTCGTCCTCATGGCTGAACCCaagaatatttttaaaaaattcgGAAAGGCAATGAAAGGAAAAG GCCAGTATTCCAAAAC ACTTGGAAAGGCATTCGCTGGAGCCATTGGTCAAGCCATTGGTCAAGCCATTGGTCAAGGCTACGGTCAAGGCTACGGTCAAGGCTATGGTCAAATCAATGGTCAAGGCTATGGGCAAGGTTACGGTCAAGTCAATGGTCAAGCAGCAGATTTTCATGGATGA